CGACCCGTTCGATGTGGCGAAGCTCCTGCAGGAGGGGAGCGAGACCCGTGCCTGCCGCGGCGCGGACGAGGTCCGACACGCCATAGCGGCCATACTGGTCGGCAAGGGCGGCAAAACCATCGGAACACAACAGGCCCCTGGCGGGCAGGGAAATGTCGAGCTGCTCGGAAACGAGATGATCGGCGGCGGCGGGCTCGATGCCGAGCGTCCAGACGGAACCGCCCGGCTGGTTGTAGGCGGCGCGGCGGCGGCGCAGCTCGTCGCGCACGACCGGCTCGTCGGCAAGCGCCTGATGGGTGGAGAAGCCGCCCGACTGGGCAATCGCCCGACGGGCACCGTCGCGCTCCTTGGCGTAGGCTGCCTTGATGGCGCTGGTTTCCAGCACCTTGCCCTCCGCGTCGACCAGGAACAGGCGGCAGTCTCCCAGGCCATGCGTGACCAGACGGTCGCCCTCGACATGCACCATCTGGAAGCTCGCGATGGGCAGGTTCCATGCCTCGATCGGCAAGGCGTGGGCAGCCTCGTGTACGACATTTCCGGCGCGCTGGTTGAGTTCGCGCACGGCCTCTGTGACCGGGCGGCCGTTGCGGACCAGTTCCTCGAAGGTGCTCTGGGCAAAACGGGCCAGCCAGGCGGCATCGGAGCCGTGCAGGCCGACGATAGATGTGCCGCCGAGGCCAGTGGCGCCGTCAACGACAAAGGCGCAGCTGGCGTTGCCGCCGGCACTGTCTTCGTTCGGGCGCGACGGTGAGCCCGGATCGGTGATCGAATCGGTGATGCGGATGTTTGGCATGATGATCGCTATGTGGCGCGGGCCGATGACCGGAGTGTGACCGCGGCTAGATGTGTGATGGTTGCAGTTTGCACAGTCCGTGTCAGATTGTCAGGTCAGGCAACCGAACCTTTGTTGGTCCATGACAGTCTTTCAACAGGTCGTCAGTCTCGGTCCCAATTGCCGCGCGAAATTCCATATCCGGAGGGTTTTCGGCGAGCGCATATCGAGGCGGGGTGTGTTCGACTGGCAGGTGACGCCGGTTGCCGCCATCGCCGAGTACATCCGCCGCGATTTTGCCGGCATGTTCGAGCGGGAAGATCTCCACGTCGTGGACGGCGTCGTCTTCAACAAGCGCTTCGGCACCAATCACATGCATGAGTTCCCCAAAGACATAAACGAACGCTCGCTCGACGCGCTCTATGGCAAGGCCCGTGAAGGCCATGACGGATGGTGCGCGGTCACCAGGAGGGCGCTGAAAAGCGATCTGTCGACCTTGTTCGTGTTGAGCCGGCCGGCATCTGCGACCGAGATGGCGGAGATTTCCGGCCTCATCGAACAGACAGGAGGCCGGCGGCAGTTTCTGCTGCTTGCAGCACCACGCGGCGATCACGACGACCACTGGACCGGCGACCACGAGATCTGGAAGACGCATCTCACCGCATTCCGGATCAGGACACCGCTTTCGGCCGTCATGGCCGAGCAGATGCGTCGTCTGCGCAAGAACATACGCTACCTGAAACCACCCTCGATGATGGCCTAGCCTTGGTCGGCCGGCTTCGCGCCGAGCCATTGCCACGCCTCGGCTTCGTCGGCATCGGAGAAGTGTTTCGTTTCGATCGAGGTGAGCGGCGCAAACAGGCCGACGACAGGCCCCATCCATGCCGGGCCGCCGACAAGCGCGTAGCGGCGGATATGATGCAACGCCTCCCACTTGCCCTTGAAGGTGAGCGGATCGAACAGGGCCGACCAGTCGAAGCCGTCGTAGCCCGTCGCGCGCAAAAGCACGTCGATCTTGTCATGACCCTCATAGGCCGCGTCGAGCAGGCCGTAGGCGTTTTCAATATCGGCCTGGGTGAAGTGGCCGACGATCTCGAATGCAAACACTTCCGGGTTGTCGGTGTCGATGCGCCGGAAGGGCGGTGGGGCATCCATGGATTTCATTGGTGTGTCCTTGTTGGCTGCGACATGTCCGGCAACCCAAGCTGATTGTCGGGGTCATGCACTCGGCGTCGACACTGGAACACATAAAAGCGCTCTCTGTTCCCGGCCAAGCCGTGATAGGGGCATGTGTCGCTTTTGCCGAGAGTTGCCGATGCCTGCCAAGCTGTCCGTGAACGTCAATGCCATCGCCATGCTGCGCAACCGCCGCGATCTGCCGTGGCCGAGTGTCACCGGGCTGGGACGCATCGCACTTGCCGCCGGAGCGCACGGACTGACCGTGCATCCGCGTCCGGACCAGCGCCATATCCGCTTTTCCGACGTGCCTGAAATCAGGGCACTGATCGACGACGAGTTTCCCAAGGCCGAATTCAACATCGAGGGGTATCCGAGTGAGGATTTCCTCGAACTGGTCGAAAAGCACCAGCCGGAGCAGGTGACACTGGTGCCGGACGATCCGTCGCAGGCAACCTCCGACCATGGCTGGGACTTCGCCGGACAGGCGAGCCTGCTCAAGCCGGTGGTGGCGCGCCTGAAGAAGGGTGGATTCCGCGTTTCGCTGTTTGCGGATGCCGACCCGTCAGGCATGAGTGCGGCGCGCGATACCGGCGCGGACCGGATCGAACTCTTCACCGGACCCTACGGCGCTTGCTTCGATGATTCGGCAAAGGCTGCCAAGGAATTGGAAAAGCTGGCAAAATCCGCAGAGGCAGCACTCGCTGCGGGCCTCGCCGTCAATGCCGGGCACGACCTCGTCGTCGACAACCTGCCGCCTTTGATGAAGAGCATTCCGAAGCTAGCCGAGGTGTCGATCGGCCACGGACTGACTGCCGATGCTCTGGAGCATGGCATGGCCGGCACAATCAGGCGCTATCTCAAGGCTTGCGGGTGGTAATATCCGTGCTACCCATGCGTAACCTGCCTGGGCTGCACATTAGCTGTCGCAAAACAGCTGTTGCTTTTGCGACACCGCAAGCGTAGAGCCCCGCGGCTTCACGGAGAGTCGTTCATGACCGATGCCGACGCTGACAAGGCGGGAACAAGTGGGCAGGCGGTCCAGACGGACGGCCATTCCCATGACATCAGGATTCTCGTGCTGGGCGCGCTGGGTGTCGTCTTCGGCGATATCGGCACGAGCCCGATCTACGCATTCCGCGAGGCGCTGGTGGCATCGGCGGGCGGCCAGGTGGCATCGCGCGAGGACATACTCGGCGTGCTGTCGCTTATCATCTGGGCGCTGACTATCATCGTCACCGTCAAATACGTCATGTTCGTGCTTCGGGCGCACAACAGAGGCGAGGGCGGGACGCTGTCGCTGATGGCGCTGGCGCGGCGCAGTCTGCCCAAACGCTCCGGCATCATCCTGGCGCTCGGCATGGTCGGCGCCGCGTTGTTCTATGGCGACGCGGTGATCACGCCGGCGATCTCGGTGCTGTCGGCGGTCGAAGGCATGAAGGTCGTGACACCGGCATTCGAGCCTTACGTCGTGCCGCTGACGCTGGTGATCCTGGCGGCGCTGTTTTCGGTGCAGCGCTTCGGCACCGGCGGCGTGGCGATCGTGTTCGGGCCGATCACTTTGGTCTGGTTCCTGGCCATTGGTTATTCGGGCATCGTCCACATTGCCGATGACCCCGAGATTCTGCTGGCGGTGAATCCGATCTACATCGTCCAATTCCTGGTCAACCAGCCGGAAGTGTCGTTCGTCACTATTGGCGCCATTTTCCTGGCCGTGACGGGCGCCGAAGCGCTTTATGCCGACCTCGGCCATTTCGGCCGCCGGCCGATCGTGCTGGCCTGGCTGTGCATCGTCTTTCCATGCCTGCTGGTCAACTATGTCGGCCAGGGCGCCTTCGTGCTCAGCCACAACGGCACCGTCGGCCATCCGTTCTTCGAGATGAACGAGGGCTGGATGCTGATCCCGATGGTGGTTCTGGCAACGGCCGCTACCGTCATCGCCAGCCAGGCTGTCATAACGGGCGCCTATTCGCTGACGCGCCAGGCCGTGCAGCTCAACATGCTGCCGCGCCTTGTCATCCAGCACACCTCGGAGACGACGCTGGGCCAGATCTACATGCCGCGCGTCAACATGCTGCTCGCGCTGGTGGTGATGCTGTTGGTCGTCGGCTTCGGCGAATCGAGCAGCCTCGCCGCCGCATACGGCATTTCGGTGACCGGCAACATGCTGGTGACGACCCTGCTGCTATCGGTGGTCATGCTGCGCATATGGCGCTGGCGGGTTGCGGCGGTTGTCGTCGCCACGATGATTTTCGGCCTGATCGACATCGGCTTCTTCGCTTCCAACATCGTCAAGGTATTTGAGGGTGGCTGGGCGTCGCTGGCGGTTGCCTTCACTATAGTCACCATCATGTGGACCTGGGTGCGCGGCAGCCGCTACCTGTTCGACAAGACGCGCAAGAATGAGATTCCGCTCAACTTCCTGGCCGAGAACCTGATCAAGAAGAAGCCGCAGCTGGTGTCCGGCACGGCCGTGTTCCTGACCAGCGACCCCGACAGCGCACCAACTGCGCTGATGCACAGCCTCAAGCACTACAAGGTGCTGCACGAGCAGAACGTCATCCTCTCGGTGGTAACGGCGCAGCAGCCGATCGTGCCTGACAGCGAACGGGTCAAGATGGAGCAGGTCAACGAACTGTTCATGCGGGTCAAGCTGAAGTTCGGCTACATGGAGCAGCCCAATATCCCCAAGGCGCTGGCCATCTGCCGCAAGCAGGGCTGGAAGTTCGACATCATGACGACCTCGTTCTTCCTGTCTCGGCGCTCGTTGAAGGCCTCGCCCAATTCCGGCATGCCGGTGTGGCAGGACAGGCTGTTCATCGGCCTGGCGCGCACCGCGGCTGATGCGACCGAATATTTCCAGATTCCCACGGGCCGCGTCGTCGAGGTCGGCACACAGGTGTCGATCTGACCGGCGCGCGGGGCAAAAAGTAGCATTGCCAATGCATGTTCCGTCCATGAACCTGCGTCGTGGTCGGAAGGGCAGATGAGCGTTCGA
The nucleotide sequence above comes from Aminobacter aminovorans. Encoded proteins:
- a CDS encoding potassium transporter Kup, whose translation is MTDADADKAGTSGQAVQTDGHSHDIRILVLGALGVVFGDIGTSPIYAFREALVASAGGQVASREDILGVLSLIIWALTIIVTVKYVMFVLRAHNRGEGGTLSLMALARRSLPKRSGIILALGMVGAALFYGDAVITPAISVLSAVEGMKVVTPAFEPYVVPLTLVILAALFSVQRFGTGGVAIVFGPITLVWFLAIGYSGIVHIADDPEILLAVNPIYIVQFLVNQPEVSFVTIGAIFLAVTGAEALYADLGHFGRRPIVLAWLCIVFPCLLVNYVGQGAFVLSHNGTVGHPFFEMNEGWMLIPMVVLATAATVIASQAVITGAYSLTRQAVQLNMLPRLVIQHTSETTLGQIYMPRVNMLLALVVMLLVVGFGESSSLAAAYGISVTGNMLVTTLLLSVVMLRIWRWRVAAVVVATMIFGLIDIGFFASNIVKVFEGGWASLAVAFTIVTIMWTWVRGSRYLFDKTRKNEIPLNFLAENLIKKKPQLVSGTAVFLTSDPDSAPTALMHSLKHYKVLHEQNVILSVVTAQQPIVPDSERVKMEQVNELFMRVKLKFGYMEQPNIPKALAICRKQGWKFDIMTTSFFLSRRSLKASPNSGMPVWQDRLFIGLARTAADATEYFQIPTGRVVEVGTQVSI
- a CDS encoding pyridoxine 5'-phosphate synthase, which encodes MPAKLSVNVNAIAMLRNRRDLPWPSVTGLGRIALAAGAHGLTVHPRPDQRHIRFSDVPEIRALIDDEFPKAEFNIEGYPSEDFLELVEKHQPEQVTLVPDDPSQATSDHGWDFAGQASLLKPVVARLKKGGFRVSLFADADPSGMSAARDTGADRIELFTGPYGACFDDSAKAAKELEKLAKSAEAALAAGLAVNAGHDLVVDNLPPLMKSIPKLAEVSIGHGLTADALEHGMAGTIRRYLKACGW
- a CDS encoding STAS/SEC14 domain-containing protein, whose translation is MKSMDAPPPFRRIDTDNPEVFAFEIVGHFTQADIENAYGLLDAAYEGHDKIDVLLRATGYDGFDWSALFDPLTFKGKWEALHHIRRYALVGGPAWMGPVVGLFAPLTSIETKHFSDADEAEAWQWLGAKPADQG